Proteins encoded in a region of the Nitrospirota bacterium genome:
- a CDS encoding class I adenylate-forming enzyme family protein — MRVETVIAQTMDSWPHKVAVVYKGRQWTYGGLRDLVATVKRRLSEGGFTEGDRAILWMENSPDYIAAYLAVLQAGGVVVAIHPQVPVAEVVRIIRHVGATGLIASSAVKHWTIGDVSSVGLRFIVRDDQVVACRHGESTITSQADLAQIIYTSGSTGQPKGVMLTHQNLMANTKSILEYLQLTSDDSAMAVLPFMYAYGNSVMLTHLFVGGTLVIENSFLYPHVILESMMREKITGFSGVATTYAIMLNHSNLKSYSFPALRYLTHAGGPMPSELLVRVRSVFLEARLFIMYGQTEASARLTYLPPDLLDVKKGSAGRAIPGVTLKIVKEGGAEAPVGEVGEVYASGDNIMQGYWQDPHTTADTLREGWLRTGDLGRLDEDGYLTIEGRNSEMIKSGAYRISPVEIEEVLLQHPQVHEAGVVGVDDPILGQKICAVVTLKSAGCATDQELLAHCAQGLVQYKRPKSIIVVDALPKSPSGKVLRQNLREISLRAVQSSAPVTS; from the coding sequence ATGCGCGTAGAGACTGTCATTGCTCAAACGATGGATTCATGGCCTCACAAGGTCGCCGTTGTCTATAAGGGCCGACAATGGACCTATGGAGGATTGCGAGACCTTGTCGCGACGGTGAAGCGCAGGCTAAGCGAAGGCGGATTTACAGAAGGTGATCGGGCGATTCTCTGGATGGAGAATTCGCCTGACTATATCGCCGCATATCTTGCTGTGCTTCAGGCCGGGGGTGTTGTGGTGGCCATCCATCCCCAGGTTCCGGTCGCAGAGGTCGTTCGTATTATTCGCCATGTTGGTGCAACCGGACTGATCGCCTCTTCGGCAGTCAAGCATTGGACCATTGGCGATGTGAGTTCGGTCGGCCTACGATTTATCGTGAGAGACGACCAGGTCGTTGCCTGTCGTCACGGAGAGTCCACCATCACGAGCCAGGCGGACCTTGCACAAATTATCTATACATCCGGGTCGACAGGCCAGCCGAAGGGTGTGATGCTGACGCACCAAAATTTAATGGCCAATACGAAGTCGATTCTTGAGTACCTGCAGCTTACGTCGGACGACTCAGCAATGGCCGTTCTTCCGTTCATGTATGCCTATGGCAATTCAGTCATGCTCACGCACCTCTTTGTCGGTGGAACGCTCGTAATCGAAAACAGCTTTCTCTATCCTCACGTGATCCTGGAAAGTATGATGCGGGAAAAAATCACCGGGTTTTCCGGCGTGGCCACCACCTATGCCATCATGCTCAACCACTCGAATTTAAAATCATATTCGTTCCCAGCACTGAGGTACTTGACGCACGCGGGCGGTCCCATGCCGTCAGAATTGTTGGTTCGCGTACGATCGGTGTTTTTGGAGGCACGTCTGTTTATCATGTATGGCCAAACTGAAGCGTCCGCACGGTTGACCTATCTCCCTCCAGACCTGTTGGATGTGAAGAAGGGATCTGCCGGCCGCGCAATTCCCGGTGTGACCCTGAAGATCGTCAAAGAGGGAGGCGCGGAGGCACCTGTCGGAGAAGTCGGAGAAGTGTATGCCTCGGGGGATAATATCATGCAAGGGTATTGGCAAGATCCTCATACGACGGCTGATACGCTCCGAGAAGGATGGCTTCGCACAGGTGATCTGGGGCGATTAGACGAGGATGGCTATCTGACGATCGAAGGCCGCAATAGCGAGATGATCAAGTCCGGTGCCTATCGGATCAGTCCTGTGGAGATTGAAGAGGTGCTGTTGCAGCATCCTCAAGTGCACGAGGCCGGAGTGGTCGGCGTCGACGATCCGATTTTAGGGCAGAAAATTTGCGCGGTCGTCACACTGAAATCCGCAGGCTGTGCAACCGACCAAGAGCTTCTCGCGCATTGTGCTCAGGGGTTAGTGCAATACAAACGGCCCAAATCGATTATTGTGGTTGATGCGTTGCCCAAGTCGCCTTCCGGTAAGGTGTTGAGGCAGAATCTTCGCGAAATCAGCTTGCGCGCAGTTCAATCATCGGCGCCTGTTACGTCCTAG
- the nadE gene encoding NAD(+) synthase — MKQESGLFSADQLKLDVSKEADRIGVFMREGVFKQLKRKGVVVGLSGGIDSSAVAALSVHALGADRVVGIFMPESDSSDDSLRLGQLLAKKLGIRTFKEDISGILQGAECYRRRDEAIKAVVPQYHAGYKSKLVLSSLDSSEFRISYVVVQDPEGKQTKVRLTADAFLALVAATNFKQRTRKMMEYYYADRFLYAVGGTPNRLEYDQGFFVKNGDGSADIKPIAHLYKSQVYQIARFLGVPEEILNRPPTTDTYSLAQSQEEFYFSLPYDKMDLCLYAKDRQIPAAAVAVAAGLTAAQVDRVYRDIDAKRAVARYLHMEPLLIEAVGDVGKPS, encoded by the coding sequence ATGAAGCAAGAGTCAGGGCTATTCTCGGCGGATCAGTTGAAGCTTGATGTCAGCAAAGAGGCAGACCGAATTGGTGTGTTCATGCGGGAAGGCGTGTTCAAACAGCTCAAGCGAAAAGGAGTGGTGGTCGGACTCTCCGGAGGCATCGACAGCAGCGCGGTCGCCGCCCTTTCGGTTCATGCCTTGGGGGCCGATCGCGTGGTGGGCATATTCATGCCTGAATCGGATTCTTCAGACGATAGCCTGCGCTTGGGGCAGCTACTGGCCAAAAAGCTTGGGATTCGAACGTTCAAAGAAGATATCTCCGGCATTCTACAGGGGGCTGAATGTTATCGGCGACGTGACGAGGCGATCAAGGCTGTCGTCCCGCAATACCATGCAGGGTATAAATCCAAGCTGGTGCTCTCCTCTCTCGATAGTTCGGAGTTCAGGATCTCGTATGTGGTGGTTCAGGATCCCGAGGGCAAGCAGACGAAGGTGCGGCTCACGGCCGATGCATTTTTGGCGCTTGTTGCCGCGACGAATTTCAAGCAGCGGACAAGAAAGATGATGGAGTACTACTACGCCGACCGCTTCCTCTATGCGGTTGGAGGAACGCCCAATCGTCTCGAATACGACCAGGGATTTTTCGTGAAAAATGGAGATGGCTCCGCAGATATCAAGCCCATCGCGCATTTATATAAGTCGCAGGTGTACCAGATTGCTCGATTCCTCGGGGTTCCAGAAGAAATCCTGAACCGTCCTCCGACAACCGACACCTATTCATTGGCACAATCCCAAGAGGAATTCTATTTCTCTCTGCCCTACGACAAGATGGATCTCTGTCTCTACGCAAAGGACCGGCAGATTCCGGCAGCGGCCGTGGCCGTGGCGGCAGGGTTGACGGCTGCGCAGGTTGATCGGGTCTATCGCGACATCGATGCGAAGCGTGCCGTTGCGCGATATCTACATATGGAGCCGTTATTGATTGAAGCGGTCGGCGACGTTGGGAAACCCTCCTAG
- a CDS encoding FemAB family PEP-CTERM system-associated protein: protein MQIVQCDESYAQAWDEFVCSQEHASFYHLFGWKSVNESCFGHQTFYLAAVDAGRIRGVFPLVYLKGRVFGKILCSLPFLNYGGPCSDDPGVELRLLDEARKLVDQHRVDYLEIRSTRKLDGDLQTSEHKVSITVTLDNNPDVIWDAFKTGHRKHIRQAYKQGLTVRCGGPELLDTFYDILSESWKNLGTPLYQKRFFECVMKTFPERARIFVVDYEGAPVSAAFNGYFGRTVEGMWLGTRPEYRQLESSYVLYWEMIKDSCERGYQLFHLGRSTVDSGGETFKKKWNTYPTQLYWQYIVRDGRPMPQLNVGNPKFQLAMRVWRMLPMPITSMLGPLVAREIP from the coding sequence ATGCAAATTGTTCAGTGTGATGAGAGTTACGCACAGGCCTGGGACGAGTTTGTATGCAGTCAGGAGCATGCGTCGTTCTACCATTTATTTGGCTGGAAATCGGTGAATGAATCTTGTTTTGGACATCAGACATTTTATTTAGCGGCGGTCGATGCGGGACGGATTCGTGGCGTGTTTCCCCTCGTCTATCTGAAAGGCCGAGTGTTCGGAAAAATTCTCTGTTCGCTTCCGTTTCTGAATTATGGCGGGCCCTGCTCCGACGACCCAGGGGTTGAGCTGCGGCTCCTCGACGAAGCGAGGAAGCTCGTCGATCAGCACCGAGTCGACTACCTTGAGATCCGTAGTACGAGAAAGCTTGACGGAGACCTTCAGACATCCGAACACAAGGTCAGTATCACGGTGACGCTCGATAACAATCCTGACGTAATCTGGGATGCGTTCAAGACCGGCCATCGCAAGCATATTCGGCAGGCCTACAAGCAAGGTTTGACTGTTCGGTGTGGTGGCCCTGAGTTGCTCGATACGTTTTACGATATTCTGAGCGAGAGTTGGAAGAATCTTGGCACTCCCCTCTATCAGAAGCGTTTCTTTGAGTGCGTGATGAAGACCTTTCCAGAACGAGCGAGGATCTTCGTTGTGGACTATGAGGGCGCTCCCGTGTCTGCTGCCTTCAACGGGTATTTCGGCCGTACGGTCGAAGGAATGTGGTTGGGGACGCGGCCGGAGTATCGCCAGCTCGAATCGAGCTATGTGCTCTATTGGGAGATGATTAAGGATTCGTGTGAGCGAGGGTATCAACTGTTCCACCTTGGACGGTCGACGGTCGATTCGGGAGGGGAGACATTCAAGAAAAAGTGGAATACGTATCCTACGCAACTGTACTGGCAGTACATTGTCCGTGACGGTCGTCCGATGCCTCAGCTGAATGTGGGTAACCCAAAGTTTCAATTGGCTATGCGGGTGTGGCGAATGCTCCCCATGCCGATCACCAGCATGCTCGGACCGTTGGTGGCGAGAGAGATTCCGTGA
- a CDS encoding GNAT family N-acetyltransferase: MSALRFIPPAGTPMGIADIAWWARHVLTDDDTLVRFEEEIRARFGVRYCAFVSTGRAALTLALLALKTLDSARRDEVVIPSYTCFSVAASVVKAGLKVRLADVDPATLDFAPGALEAIDESRVLAVVATNLYGLPSDLPAITRWAKGRGVFVVDDAAQCLGGSIDGQSSGTWGDVGLYSLDKGKNITSIDGGILVTNSERVAAAIHDQVCSLPKCTPGESLIHIAKLLVYAALLHPRRYWLPNMLPFLGLGTTACRIDYPLAQYDGWMAPMGRRFFARLDAINARRIENAGRLMRDLPWGTYLEPVVPDPRAIPACLRFPVLIHPRYRDAVVAALCANGIGATASYPTAISDVPELRDHIRNGEREVVGGREVARRIVTLPTHGYVTLQDHERMVKVVASLLQDRHGSRMTAPLQAQVQSSIDAIGLDEEKWNALIAGNETNTVFQTYQWTKCWLKAFGGQYEQMFVSVADPSGVVGIAPFVVQTGIMGARVVRFLGDGKADYCDFLAVSDKSKVLEEIFDVIFAMRERWDVIELNNIPSESSTIELVRAICQRTGQRILVQDHFQCHRLLIRGHEDEARKIFNKAGLRRRQHYFERNGSLAFKDLTGTAVIPYLTGFFEQHVARWADSKSPSLFLKERNRIFYRELAVAMADKEWLLLSVVEFNGQPLALHYGFNYNGTLLWYKPSFDVTYAKHSPGLVLLRHLLGYAIEQQRREFDFTIGDEPFKSRFANSTRKTVSLKIFRGSGRFRLECWKRKLLSVVRGMP, encoded by the coding sequence ATGTCGGCGCTTCGATTCATACCACCAGCTGGAACGCCGATGGGCATCGCCGACATCGCGTGGTGGGCCCGGCATGTGCTGACGGATGACGATACACTCGTACGATTCGAGGAAGAGATTCGTGCGCGTTTCGGCGTCCGCTACTGCGCGTTTGTCTCAACCGGACGCGCGGCGTTGACGCTCGCGCTTCTCGCCCTGAAAACGCTGGATAGCGCGCGACGGGATGAAGTGGTCATTCCGTCGTACACCTGTTTCTCGGTTGCGGCGTCGGTGGTCAAGGCTGGACTGAAAGTACGTCTTGCCGATGTCGATCCGGCCACGCTGGATTTTGCGCCTGGTGCGCTCGAGGCGATCGACGAATCGCGGGTGCTGGCGGTCGTCGCCACCAACCTCTATGGCTTGCCAAGCGACCTTCCGGCGATCACACGATGGGCAAAGGGGCGCGGCGTATTTGTCGTGGACGATGCGGCTCAGTGTCTCGGGGGATCGATCGACGGTCAATCATCTGGGACCTGGGGCGACGTGGGCCTCTACAGCCTTGATAAAGGCAAGAACATTACCTCGATCGACGGCGGGATTCTCGTAACAAATTCAGAGCGGGTGGCGGCGGCGATTCACGATCAAGTGTGTAGCTTGCCGAAGTGCACACCGGGTGAATCGCTGATCCATATTGCGAAGCTCCTGGTGTATGCGGCGTTGTTGCACCCTCGGCGATATTGGTTGCCCAATATGCTTCCGTTTCTGGGCCTGGGGACCACTGCCTGTCGAATCGATTATCCGCTGGCGCAGTACGATGGATGGATGGCGCCGATGGGCCGCCGTTTCTTCGCTCGCCTGGATGCAATCAACGCTCGGCGCATCGAGAATGCCGGTCGATTGATGCGTGACCTCCCATGGGGGACGTACCTCGAGCCGGTTGTGCCAGATCCACGGGCCATTCCTGCCTGTCTCCGTTTCCCAGTGCTGATTCATCCTCGATATCGAGATGCGGTGGTGGCAGCCCTGTGCGCAAACGGAATCGGCGCGACCGCTTCGTATCCGACTGCGATCAGCGATGTGCCGGAATTACGAGACCATATTCGAAATGGTGAACGGGAAGTCGTGGGAGGACGAGAGGTTGCCCGTCGTATCGTGACCCTTCCGACACATGGATATGTGACGTTGCAGGACCACGAACGGATGGTGAAGGTGGTTGCCAGCTTGTTGCAAGATCGCCATGGCAGCCGGATGACCGCGCCGCTGCAGGCGCAAGTTCAATCGTCGATTGACGCCATAGGACTTGACGAAGAAAAGTGGAATGCCTTGATTGCTGGGAACGAGACCAATACGGTATTTCAGACGTATCAATGGACGAAATGTTGGCTCAAGGCGTTCGGAGGCCAGTATGAGCAGATGTTCGTTTCTGTGGCGGACCCTTCAGGCGTGGTGGGGATTGCTCCCTTCGTAGTCCAAACGGGAATTATGGGAGCACGAGTGGTCCGTTTTCTCGGAGATGGAAAGGCCGACTATTGTGATTTTCTTGCGGTGAGTGACAAATCGAAGGTGTTAGAGGAAATTTTTGACGTGATCTTTGCGATGCGCGAACGCTGGGATGTGATCGAGCTGAATAATATCCCAAGCGAATCGTCAACCATCGAGCTGGTTCGGGCCATTTGCCAGCGCACAGGACAGCGCATCTTGGTGCAAGACCATTTTCAATGCCACAGGCTGCTGATTAGAGGACACGAGGATGAAGCGCGTAAGATATTCAACAAGGCAGGGTTGCGTAGACGACAACATTATTTTGAGCGAAATGGATCCCTTGCGTTCAAGGACCTGACTGGAACGGCCGTCATTCCGTATCTTACTGGGTTCTTTGAGCAGCACGTCGCGCGATGGGCAGACAGCAAGAGTCCGAGTTTATTTCTCAAGGAGCGCAATCGAATATTTTACCGGGAACTCGCCGTTGCCATGGCTGACAAGGAATGGCTTCTGCTTTCAGTTGTCGAGTTTAATGGACAGCCTTTGGCCCTCCATTATGGGTTTAACTATAACGGCACATTGCTGTGGTACAAGCCCTCGTTTGATGTGACGTATGCGAAACATTCGCCCGGCCTTGTCCTGCTTCGGCATTTGCTCGGATATGCGATTGAGCAGCAACGGCGGGAGTTTGATTTCACGATTGGAGACGAGCCGTTCAAGAGCCGTTTTGCCAACAGCACGCGAAAGACGGTGAGCCTGAAGATTTTTCGAGGTTCAGGTCGGTTCCGCCTGGAATGCTGGAAGCGAAAGCTCTTGTCCGTGGTGAGGGGGATGCCGTGA
- a CDS encoding glycosyltransferase family 2 protein, translated as MSINRPAVPTSPVDVSVIVPTYNRGPLLIEAIESVLAQTCQNVEVIVVDDGSTDDTLQRLEPYRKKISIVRTNHGGAPHARNAGMKAAKGRYVAFLDSDDRYLPHKLALQVQILDQFPDVGLVYSEFSGFGDGITEEFHLKTYHAPAFRNGETYDQYFDTSLSLKAAGIDCLPWSDRRIHFGHIFNHYLRVLFVFTNSVLVRRSVLDSVGYHDEGLSLFDGYDLVLRIAKHNRIAFVDVPTYQLRYHDGQISTTKREDGPVVFINKQRQLLQIVERHAVQDAAYYRENKIMVDATMGNLHRALGVAFMCYPGYEAEARKVFVEGRRYGLSVPGFWLLTFLPGFFRRVAMKLQEVILRIGKRT; from the coding sequence GTGAGTATCAACCGGCCTGCCGTGCCCACATCACCAGTGGATGTGAGTGTGATCGTCCCGACATACAACCGTGGCCCGCTCCTCATTGAGGCCATTGAAAGTGTGCTTGCCCAGACCTGTCAGAATGTCGAAGTGATCGTCGTCGATGATGGATCAACGGATGATACGCTTCAACGCCTTGAGCCGTATCGGAAGAAAATCTCGATTGTTAGGACAAATCATGGAGGGGCGCCGCATGCAAGAAATGCGGGGATGAAAGCCGCCAAGGGGAGATATGTGGCGTTCCTGGATTCCGACGATCGGTATCTTCCGCATAAGCTTGCGTTGCAGGTGCAGATTCTGGATCAGTTTCCCGATGTCGGCTTGGTGTATTCGGAGTTCTCGGGGTTCGGTGACGGTATCACGGAGGAGTTTCATCTGAAAACGTATCACGCTCCTGCATTTCGAAACGGTGAAACCTACGATCAGTACTTCGATACATCGTTGTCATTGAAGGCGGCCGGGATCGACTGTCTTCCGTGGTCGGACCGGAGGATCCATTTCGGACATATTTTCAATCACTACCTCAGGGTTCTATTCGTGTTCACCAATTCGGTACTGGTTCGTCGCAGCGTGCTTGATTCGGTTGGGTATCACGATGAAGGCCTCTCCCTGTTTGACGGGTACGATTTGGTGCTGCGAATTGCCAAGCACAATCGAATCGCATTCGTCGATGTCCCGACCTATCAGCTTCGCTATCATGATGGGCAAATCTCCACGACAAAGCGGGAAGATGGACCTGTCGTCTTCATCAACAAACAGCGGCAATTGCTCCAGATCGTGGAGCGGCATGCGGTTCAGGATGCTGCCTATTACCGAGAGAATAAGATCATGGTTGATGCCACCATGGGGAATCTTCATCGCGCCCTTGGCGTCGCGTTCATGTGTTATCCCGGATATGAAGCGGAAGCGAGGAAAGTTTTCGTCGAGGGCCGGCGATACGGTCTGTCAGTACCGGGGTTCTGGCTCCTGACGTTTCTGCCTGGTTTTTTTCGTCGAGTGGCCATGAAGCTGCAGGAGGTCATCTTGCGAATCGGGAAGAGGACATGA
- a CDS encoding GNAT family N-acetyltransferase, translating to MVLAEIHRGRAMLSQLKADWDRLVEHGNNQPSASFEWTEALMESHVQESDDLVFVVLRRRNTVIGIVPLVLRPMKQLGQTVITAFPVSELSNTHSDLLIEEVSESVLTAFVDALYCQDLRWDVFNMTRLLEGEPLGELWCRILRQRRKAFEFTSAQPSFFLRLDQTFEGYLRRRSSSFRNALKRTERKLMSQGRLEIRNQGDFTDIDEAYQVLLSIEHRSWKQAHGTSIAAVSRQTVFYRYLCERTFQRNWLHLGFLFLDDRPIAYNLGLIVNDTYFYLKTSYDYAERPLSPSTFLRAKLVEELIGRGVRQFDFPAEPYEWESQWTDEMRWHRSLTLFAPSAKGFACRVYRRARAFLRESDCHQVQYVNPRDSKSRLS from the coding sequence ATGGTCCTGGCTGAAATCCATCGCGGACGAGCCATGCTCAGCCAGTTGAAGGCGGATTGGGATCGTCTCGTCGAGCATGGCAATAATCAGCCATCGGCCTCCTTCGAATGGACAGAGGCACTCATGGAGTCTCACGTTCAAGAAAGCGACGACCTGGTATTTGTCGTCTTGAGGCGTCGCAACACCGTTATCGGAATTGTTCCGTTGGTGTTGCGACCGATGAAACAGCTGGGGCAGACAGTTATCACGGCGTTTCCCGTATCTGAGTTGTCAAACACGCATAGTGATTTGCTGATCGAAGAGGTGTCAGAATCAGTTTTAACCGCTTTCGTTGATGCGCTCTATTGTCAGGATCTTCGTTGGGACGTGTTTAATATGACACGGCTTTTGGAGGGGGAACCGCTTGGCGAGTTATGGTGCAGAATTTTACGCCAACGCCGGAAAGCCTTCGAGTTCACGAGTGCGCAACCGTCTTTTTTTTTAAGGCTGGATCAAACGTTCGAGGGATATCTCCGGCGGCGCTCGAGCAGTTTCCGGAATGCCCTGAAACGAACCGAGCGAAAACTGATGAGTCAAGGGCGTCTAGAAATTCGGAATCAGGGAGATTTTACTGACATCGATGAAGCGTATCAGGTGCTCCTTTCCATCGAGCATCGATCGTGGAAACAGGCCCATGGCACTTCCATTGCTGCCGTGTCTCGCCAAACAGTCTTCTATCGGTATCTCTGTGAACGGACATTCCAACGGAATTGGCTTCATCTAGGGTTTCTCTTTCTCGACGATCGGCCGATTGCCTACAATCTTGGGCTCATCGTGAACGATACATATTTTTATTTAAAGACGAGTTATGACTACGCAGAGCGGCCGCTGAGCCCTTCTACGTTTCTTAGGGCCAAGCTTGTCGAAGAGCTTATCGGCCGGGGAGTGAGGCAGTTTGACTTTCCTGCTGAGCCGTATGAATGGGAGAGTCAGTGGACCGACGAGATGCGCTGGCATCGGTCTCTTACCCTGTTTGCCCCTTCGGCAAAGGGTTTTGCGTGCCGTGTGTATCGAAGAGCCAGAGCGTTTCTTCGAGAGAGTGATTGCCATCAGGTACAGTACGTTAACCCACGGGATTCCAAATCTCGGCTTTCGTAG
- a CDS encoding GNAT family N-acetyltransferase produces MDSYGYEVDVFTRVDDMRTMAAAWDVLAERFGSPLLGADWFLSCAETLCAESDLRVVVVRSKNAICAVAPLVVVRRGGIEWLELLGVSVLYEPAGLLYDGVESLQHLVHKVVSFRMPMVLARIPAESPIEATFRALTGYRGMVISRKTASAAYVCIKGSWEDYFQSISGQRRYDYQRKRKRIERLGQAVVRVECPSSRADLPLLLEEAFRIEGAGWKARSGSALLANERVRTFITRYSEMACDRGALRVCFLEVQGRPIATILGIQVAQRFWVLKIGYDEEWARCSPGIQLTMETIRYAFEQGLEAYEFLGSEEPWQAMWPRHRHVLTSLVLYPTSLQGLLSFSEDLHQFAMRRAQQMFRSFAKRMDRHVTES; encoded by the coding sequence ATGGATTCGTATGGGTACGAAGTGGATGTATTCACTCGGGTTGACGACATGCGAACCATGGCGGCTGCCTGGGATGTCCTTGCTGAGCGATTTGGCAGCCCTCTCCTGGGCGCGGACTGGTTTCTCTCCTGTGCGGAGACCCTGTGTGCCGAATCAGATCTTCGCGTCGTGGTGGTGCGGTCGAAGAATGCGATCTGTGCGGTGGCGCCACTCGTTGTCGTCAGACGTGGTGGGATTGAGTGGCTGGAATTACTCGGGGTGTCGGTGCTCTACGAGCCGGCCGGATTGCTCTACGACGGTGTAGAGTCGCTTCAGCATTTAGTGCACAAAGTAGTCAGTTTTCGAATGCCAATGGTGCTTGCCAGGATTCCCGCTGAGTCTCCGATCGAAGCCACGTTTCGTGCATTGACTGGCTATCGAGGAATGGTTATCAGTCGAAAGACCGCGAGTGCTGCGTACGTCTGCATCAAGGGAAGCTGGGAGGACTATTTTCAGTCGATTTCAGGGCAACGCCGTTACGACTATCAGCGAAAGCGCAAGCGAATCGAGCGGCTAGGCCAGGCGGTTGTCAGGGTCGAGTGCCCTAGCTCCCGAGCTGACCTTCCGCTTTTGCTTGAGGAGGCCTTTAGAATTGAAGGGGCCGGTTGGAAAGCGCGATCGGGTTCCGCCCTTCTTGCCAACGAGCGCGTGCGAACGTTTATTACGCGTTACAGTGAGATGGCCTGTGATCGAGGGGCGCTTCGTGTCTGTTTTCTGGAAGTGCAGGGTCGCCCGATCGCCACGATCCTCGGTATTCAAGTCGCACAAAGATTTTGGGTGCTCAAAATTGGGTATGATGAGGAATGGGCCCGTTGCTCTCCCGGGATTCAGCTGACGATGGAGACCATCCGCTACGCATTCGAGCAAGGACTTGAGGCCTATGAGTTTCTTGGGTCCGAGGAGCCATGGCAGGCTATGTGGCCACGCCATCGCCATGTCTTGACCTCATTGGTGCTGTACCCGACGTCCCTCCAGGGGCTCCTGAGCTTCAGCGAAGATCTTCATCAATTTGCCATGAGGCGTGCACAGCAGATGTTCAGGAGTTTCGCGAAGAGGATGGACAGGCATGTCACCGAGTCATAA
- a CDS encoding VanZ family protein, with amino-acid sequence MSPSHKARRWIQSHLALGDGSHRQGIAAIAARLRRGIPWWLGLLMLSVLLILPNVVAGTLSKVWLQFPGLDKPTHFFAFMAVFLMAYGVMRGRAWPGQEWEKLCVAVGLSLLISVADEAQQALLGMGRTAEYGDLVADAAGVLVGLTLVMAGRLGMGRTIAIVVLLLLPVAAVTSQTYHDLKHFNRGMVYEREHDYQRARAEYMLAVESGFQSPELYNTIAWLDIEFLGADPAQAERYAAQAIRMDPDNPDILDTYGWVLVRAGRVHDGLVFLERAKTLNPHIYCIDLHLGEAYREIGDDVRARESLKRQIERNPTDRFGRSARVALDRLEGNAG; translated from the coding sequence ATGTCACCGAGTCATAAAGCCAGACGGTGGATCCAGTCCCACCTCGCGTTGGGAGACGGTTCCCACAGGCAGGGGATAGCAGCGATCGCTGCTCGTCTGAGAAGGGGGATCCCGTGGTGGCTGGGTCTCCTGATGCTGTCCGTGTTGTTGATCTTGCCGAACGTTGTGGCGGGAACGCTCTCGAAGGTATGGCTCCAGTTTCCTGGCCTGGATAAACCGACTCATTTTTTTGCATTCATGGCGGTGTTCTTGATGGCGTATGGTGTAATGCGCGGTCGCGCGTGGCCAGGCCAAGAATGGGAGAAGTTGTGTGTCGCGGTGGGTCTTTCCCTTCTCATCTCAGTAGCGGATGAGGCGCAACAGGCTCTGCTTGGTATGGGGCGGACGGCAGAATACGGCGATCTGGTGGCAGATGCTGCTGGCGTATTGGTCGGGCTGACGTTGGTCATGGCAGGGCGATTGGGCATGGGCCGTACTATTGCGATTGTGGTACTCCTTCTGTTGCCGGTCGCCGCAGTGACTTCGCAGACGTACCATGATCTCAAACACTTCAACCGTGGAATGGTGTATGAACGGGAGCACGACTACCAGCGAGCCAGGGCGGAATACATGCTGGCAGTAGAAAGCGGTTTTCAGTCCCCTGAGCTGTACAATACGATCGCATGGCTGGATATTGAGTTTCTGGGGGCGGATCCCGCTCAGGCGGAACGGTATGCCGCACAGGCGATCCGGATGGATCCGGACAATCCAGACATTCTCGACACCTACGGGTGGGTGTTAGTCCGGGCAGGACGAGTTCACGATGGGCTCGTGTTCCTTGAACGGGCCAAAACATTGAACCCGCATATCTACTGCATCGATCTCCACCTGGGCGAGGCCTATCGCGAGATTGGTGACGACGTTCGCGCAAGGGAGTCTCTTAAGCGCCAAATTGAACGGAATCCAACGGATCGCTTTGGGCGCTCCGCTCGTGTGGCGTTAGACCGACTGGAAGGGAATGCTGGATGA